DNA sequence from the Salvia splendens isolate huo1 chromosome 19, SspV2, whole genome shotgun sequence genome:
GCCTCGAGCAATTGAAGCCCCCGCTGTCGCACGAATTGGCCCTTAATGTGCTGAAACGCCACCGCTCCGACTGGAAATCCGCCTACACATTCTTCCGCTGGCTCTCCGATTCATCCGGCTACTCTCCGGAAACCTCCATCTACAACGAGATCGCCGACATCCTTGGCCAAAACCGCCGCTTCGACGAGCTCCGCCAACTGCTCGATGAAATGCCGAGGAGAAAAAAATCGATGGACGAGCGAACATACGCCGTCGTGGTCAGCAGACTAGCCGCCGCTCACAGGGTCGATGAAGCAATCCAGTTCTTCGACGGCATGGAAGAATCAGGCTTCCGCCGCGATCTCCCCGCGTTTCAGACGCTGCTGCTGGCGCTGTGCCGGTACAAGCACGTGGAAAGGGCGGAATTCCTCTTCCGCGTTAGGAAGAGTGAGTTTGGTACTGATATAAAGACGTGGAACATCGTGTTGAATGGATGGTGCGTGCTGCGGAGCTTGCCCGATGCGAAGAGGTTTTGGAGGGACATTCTTGCATCGGATTGCAAGCCGGATAGATACACCTATGGCATCTTCATCAACTCATTGTGCAAATCCGGGAAGGCGGGAAGATCGCTGGAGCTGCTGAGGGCAATGTGGGAGCAGGGATGCAGCCCGGATGCGGCCATATGCAACACTGTCATCGACGGGCTGTGTTTCAAGAAGAGGATACCTGAGGCTCTTGAGGTTTtcagagagatgagagagaagggGTGCTCGCCGAATAATGCTACGTACAACTCGTTAATCAAGCATCTCTGCAAGATTCAGAGGatggaggtggtggaggagcTCGTTAAGGAGATGGAGGAGACGGGTGGTTCCTGTGCGCCGAATGCTTTGACGTATGGGTTCCTTCTGAGGGCTGCGAGGAACGTAGAGCAAGTTGACGGGATTTTGGAGAGGGTTAAGGACAGTGGGTGTGAGGTTGGAGGGGACTTTTACAACATGGTTTTGAGGTTGTTTGTGGGATGGGGGGATGAGGAGAGGGTGAGGTGTGTTTGGGGTGAGATGGAGAGGAGGGGGGTGGGGCCCGATCGACGGTCGTACACGATTGTTGTGCACGGGCTTTGTGAGATGGGGAGGGGCGGGGCTGCGTTGGAGTATTTTGCTGAGATGGAGTGCAAGGGTATGTTTCCCGAGCCTCGGACGAAGATGTTGGTGGAGGAGATGAGATACAAGTTGAGCGAAGGAGAGAGGGGGAGTGAGAGAAGATTGAGAAAAGGGAATGGTTTAgttaaacaagtcaagaaagCTAGGTAGCATTGTTAATTAGGGCTTTTTTTGTTTGGTGGATAGGATATAGCAAGAGAGTTAATTCGGGATAAGAAATTCAGGCCGAAGAGAGAGGATGATGGAGGCAGTAATGAGGTAGAAAGATGGATTTTTGGCTCCGTCCCACTCTAattgaagcattttccttttgtGGATTACTTGCAATTTCGAACCTGATATAAGCATCTCGATCTGTAACTTGATCGAAGAAAGCTTCCTGTCGAGTTAAGCTGCGTGTTCTCAACAGGTTACGAGATTACAACCATCATCTCAACACAGCAATCTGCTTTGTCTGTTGATGCTGCTGATCAGATTGGGGGAAAAGCTGTTCTACATAGACCCAACCAAAAGGTAAACCGAGCGAATTTGTGACAGTTATACGTTCTCCTACGATAAACTGTCGTTCCAGCTAAACTTGAACTCCAGCTTCTTGATTTCGGAAAGTGATTCATTGCTACATACACGGAGTCGGGACGTAAAGCAAGGGAGATTCATAGAACTATATGGAAACATACATTCTGTTCTTAGCTGTGGTTTCTTGAGTGAAATGGTCTTATTCAGATTTTATCATTGAGCTACTGGAATTCATTTTCTTAATAGGAGTACTCTTTTGCACTAAATCCATTTAGTTTCTTTGATGTTTAATCTTGGTAGAAGCTTTTCTTTCATTCTGTGATGGCTGTGAAGTTGATGTACCttttcaaattctctatataAGTTATTAGTTCGTTAATATTGGCCTCGGTCGTGAGACAAGCGCCGAGCTATGGACCTCGCACTTGCACAGGGAGGACTCCTCGACTAGTTAATCTTGAGTTTGTTTTCTCATCTTCCTACAATTTTAGTTGTCATATGCAACACAAGTGTTCTACATTCCTCAAGTTTTGATTTCAaatataggagtactatattggaatatttttttattgcaaaattAACTCAAACATTGATACCGACACTATAGTATATTCTACTATTAGAAATCTTATTGAATTGACACTTTTAAAAGAGTATATGCTACTCCAAtacaaaacaataaataaaaggaTACTATAATGGAAGCCTTGAAATGATTGAAACGTTTGATTTCTACTaattcaaatatatataatcATAATATATGCACTATTTGCTGATTTGAAATGATTGAAACGTTTGATTTCTACTaattcaaatatatataatcATAATATATGCACTGCACTATTTGCTGGCTCAATACTTATTTgctaacaattaaataatagtcattaaatatttaaattaagggTCTAGATCATTAGCCCCAGAATGTAAATACgaaaaaaaacatcaataaaagtattaaagttaatttacaacaaattagttgtaactaacttttaaaaaatatctcataactttaaaacacatataactttctcgatttaaattattttttcgcacaatatatatcaaattaaagataatttcatatggattctaacgagatcccacttgcatatgttccgatgtcaaaatttaaaaaaattcaaaaatttgcaattttttcgtacaacaacaaatgtcaacataatatataaaatatgttaatataatacatgtagaatgttaATATAAacaatgtgttaacattctcaaagcattgtgttgacattctcacatcattgtgtttatattttcaaaacactatgttgacattttcatccaaaaccctaatttggtagttttttttttttttttatttttttcaatttaattaataaaaacaaaaattacacgtggcaagACAAATTGTAGAGCACAAGTTTTCCGAAATCCTATAGtattaaattagttatagttaaCCATTAAACGATGAATTAGCAATTGATAGCTATGCACATATGTATTTAAAATTCTTTAACACTTATGATAATAAAGTGAGAAATGCTTAGTTTAATTTACTGTCACTTTTGGCATTGAAATACTAATACATATGCGTCAACATCAATGACTCGTCACTCATAACAAAAACGATAAATAAATTCTACCATACTCCAACTTGACGATGTATATgaaataaattcattttattaTGGTCATATTGCCAAAAAAATGATGAAGTTTGATATATTTGCAAAAGAGTAAATATAgcattattgatatttttttaattaaacaatgTTGTATTTTGTATGAATAGACAATATCACGTGGCTTATCGACGATAACGCTCACGTACGTTTTTCCAAATACTATATTTGATAAGAATTCATAAAAAAATCgttaacaaattcaaattttatactatttttttttactaattttaaagttgctAGACAGCTAGAGGACCAAAATTTAATCCAATTCTGTTATTTTTACTATCAATTTATTCTATTAAAAGTAATAACGCAGTAACATCAAATCATTGATGACTTTTTCTAAATTCAATGACAATGATTAATTATAACAAATTAAGTTAATACTATTCCCATAATAGAAATTTAGTTTAGGATATTAGCTAATAGAGTCAATATCTTCATTCCACCTAccaaatagtagtactatatgatAATCCACAACGCAGCCTATAATTtgtcattttcttttaatttcgtCACTAATCAATACAcagttatttccctttttgtCAGTGTTACTCTTCTTAGAAATATCCAGTGTCGGCCACATAATGACAAAAGTTTCAATAGTAAAAACCAAGACCAAATTAaacgaaaataataaaaaccaATACAATTTGATGAGTATTAAACCAATTTAAAAGATTTTTTTGGGAAATGTTGATTTGACGCAAAATCCCCTCTAATAATTCATGATTCtattaaaataaagtaataaaccAGTTTGATATTTATATcgattattttcatattttacatgattagtttttttttatgtattttatattgAAACACGATTTAAATATgacttaatttaaaataatttaatatatcactacatatttttttaataagattattttttatattaaacacCATCGGATTAGGATAAAATTAATGTTTTTATTAGATATCATCTCCAAAtcagattaaaaatcatatctATACCTATCATAAATACTTCAAATAACGTTCTTTCGAAAATtagtaagaaaataatataattaataataaaaccAGATATTGTATATATCCATTCAATAAAATTATAaccacatatatacatattgtGATTTACTCATCATAATCAGAGTTATAGTAATATATTaaaagtgtatattttttgATTGATCATTCATAAAGATATTTTGGGCCACTCTCTCTTTAAAGGATcaaaaaaaagcaaaatcatttttttcaacaactaagtaaaaatatGGGCGCATGCGTTTCGCTCTGTTTATCAGTGGATTCCAAAAACGAGAATCTCGTGATCTCCTCGCCGGTCAAACCGAGCTCCTTCCCGGTCAACGGCCGGGATCATTCCGCCGCCGTGTTGGCCGTCACAGCAAGCCTCTCTCTTCCCGGTTCCCGCGGCGGAGGTAT
Encoded proteins:
- the LOC121778720 gene encoding putative pentatricopeptide repeat-containing protein At3g15200 isoform X1; amino-acid sequence: MRNLQWDFIMNSRFRLRIATVLRYNYFSIRTISSSIDDEALRIQFLLKNHFHEAAESVDRRLEQLKPPLSHELALNVLKRHRSDWKSAYTFFRWLSDSSGYSPETSIYNEIADILGQNRRFDELRQLLDEMPRRKKSMDERTYAVVVSRLAAAHRVDEAIQFFDGMEESGFRRDLPAFQTLLLALCRYKHVERAEFLFRVRKSEFGTDIKTWNIVLNGWCVLRSLPDAKRFWRDILASDCKPDRYTYGIFINSLCKSGKAGRSLELLRAMWEQGCSPDAAICNTVIDGLCFKKRIPEALEVFREMREKGCSPNNATYNSLIKHLCKIQRMEVVEELVKEMEETGGSCAPNALTYGFLLRAARNVEQVDGILERVKDSGCEVGGDFYNMVLRLFVGWGDEERVRCVWGEMERRGVGPDRRSYTIVVHGLCEMGRGGAALEYFAEMECKGMFPEPRTKMLVEEMRYKLSEGERGSERRLRKGNGLVKQVKKAR
- the LOC121778720 gene encoding putative pentatricopeptide repeat-containing protein At3g15200 isoform X2, giving the protein MIRCSWSVGHEKFAVGFHHEFEISLANCYCFKNHFHEAAESVDRRLEQLKPPLSHELALNVLKRHRSDWKSAYTFFRWLSDSSGYSPETSIYNEIADILGQNRRFDELRQLLDEMPRRKKSMDERTYAVVVSRLAAAHRVDEAIQFFDGMEESGFRRDLPAFQTLLLALCRYKHVERAEFLFRVRKSEFGTDIKTWNIVLNGWCVLRSLPDAKRFWRDILASDCKPDRYTYGIFINSLCKSGKAGRSLELLRAMWEQGCSPDAAICNTVIDGLCFKKRIPEALEVFREMREKGCSPNNATYNSLIKHLCKIQRMEVVEELVKEMEETGGSCAPNALTYGFLLRAARNVEQVDGILERVKDSGCEVGGDFYNMVLRLFVGWGDEERVRCVWGEMERRGVGPDRRSYTIVVHGLCEMGRGGAALEYFAEMECKGMFPEPRTKMLVEEMRYKLSEGERGSERRLRKGNGLVKQVKKAR